A single window of Channa argus isolate prfri chromosome 2, Channa argus male v1.0, whole genome shotgun sequence DNA harbors:
- the LOC137109575 gene encoding AP-2 complex subunit alpha-2 isoform X1: MPAVSKGDGMRGLAVFISDIRNCKSKEAEIKRINKELANIRSKFKGDKALDGYSKKKYVCKLLFIFLLGHDIDFGHMEAVNLLSSNKYTEKQIGYLFISVLVNSNSDLIRLINNAIKNDLASRNPTFMNLALHCIANVGSREMAEAFASEIPRILVAGDTMDSVKQSAALCLLRLYRSSPELVPLGEWTARVVHLLNDQHLGVVTAATSLITTLAQKNPDDFKTSISLAVARLSRIVTSASIDLQDYTYYFVAAPWLSVKLLRLLQCYPPPEDAALRGRLTECLETILNKAQEPPKSKKVQHSNAKNAVLFEAISLIIHHDSEPTLLVRACNQLGQFLQHRETNLRYLALESMCTLASSEFSHEAVKTHMETVINALKTERDVSVRQRAVDLLYAMCDRSNAKQIVAEMLRYLETADYSIREEIVLKVAILAEKYAVDYTWYVDTILNLIRIAGDYVSEEVWYRVIQIVINRDDVQGYAAKTVFEALQAPACHENLVKVGGYILGEFGNLIAGDSRSSPLVQFNLLHSKFHLCSVPTRALLLSAYIKFINLFPEVKATIQDVLRSDSQLRNADVELQQRAVEYLRLSCVASTDILATVLEEMPPFPERESSILAKLKKKKGPGNLPDINNARRNVNGSSEHTETNEVTNQCFPSLLADLLSTNRPRPVPSSSIMFSAGTMGSTPSFTDLLNLNSSPSTGASLLVDAFSDSATPASIDVNEENFPRFVCKNNGVLYENLLLQVGLRSEYRQNLGRIYVFYGNKTSAQFLNFSSSVTSPDTLKTQLNVHNKAVDPIVDGGAQVQQILNIECVSDFTDAPVLNIQFRYGGTLQNIAVKLPVMLNKFFQPTEMTSQDFFQRWKQLGAPQQEVQKIFKAKHPMDKEVTKAKILGFGVALLEGVDPNSENFVGAGIIHTKSTQVGCLLRLEPNTQAQMYRLTLRTSRDTVSQRLCELLSEQF, translated from the exons ATGCCTGCGGTCTCTAAAGGAGATGGGATGCGTGGCCTGGCTGTGTTCATCTCTGACATCAGGAACT GTAAAAGTAAAGAGGCAGAAATTAAGAGGATAAACAAAGAACTGGCCAATATCCGTTCTAAATTTAAAG GAGACAAGGCTCTGGATggctacagtaaaaaaaagtatgtCTGCAAGCTGCTGTTCATCTTTCTTCTGGGCCATGATATTGACTTCGGACACATGGAGGCTGTCAACCTCCTCAGCTCCAATAagtacacagagaaacaaatt GGTTACCTGTTCATCTCGGTGCTGGTGAACTCTAACAGTGACTTGATCCGTCTAATCAATAACGCCATTAAGAATGACCTAGCCAGCCGCAATCCGACCTTCATGAACCTGGCCCTACACTGCATTGCTAATGTGGGGAGCAGAGAAATGGCTGAGGCATTTGCTTCTGAAATTCCCAGGATCTTGGTGGCAGG GGACACCATGGACAGCGTGAAGCAGAGTGCAGCACTTTGTCTCCTACGACTCTACAGGTCATCACCGGAGCTGGTGCCCCTGGGTGAATGGACAGCACGAGTAGTCCATCTGCTTAATGATCAGCACCTG GGAGTGGTAACAGCAGCCACCAGCCTTATTACCACTCTAGCCCAGAAGAATCCTGATGACTTCAAAACATCCATCTCACTAGCTGTGGCAAGACTCAGTAGG attGTGACCTCGGCCTCCATTGACCTACAGGACTACACATACTACTTTGTTGCTGCACCATGGTTGTCTGTCAAATTGCTGCGCCTGCTACAGTGTTACCCTCCACCTG aagaTGCAGCACTGCGAGGTCGTCTGACTGAGTGCCTGGAGACTATCCTTAATAAAGCCCAGGAGCCACCAAAGTCCAAGAAAGTTCAGCACTCTAATGCAAAGAATGCTGTCCTGTTTGAAGCTATTTCCCTCATTATCCACCACGACAG TGAGCCCACCCTGTTGGTTCGTGCCTGCAACCAACTGGGTCAGTTTCTGCAGCACAGGGAAACCAACCTTCGTTATTTGGCTTTGGAGAGCATGTGCACACTGGCCAGCTCTGAGTTTTCTCATGAGGCAGTAAAGACACATATGGAAACGGTGATCAATGCTCTAAAG ACGGAAAGAGATGTCAGTGTTCGCCAGCGGGCTGTAGATCTGCTCTATGCCATGTGCGACCGCAGCAACGCCAAACAGATTGTAGCTGAGATGCTGAGATATTTGGAGACTGCTGATTACTCAATCAGAGAAGAAATA GTGCTCAAAGTGGCTATCCTGGCGGAAAAATATGCTGTAGACTACACCTGGTACGTGGATACAATCCTCAACCTTATCCGCATTGCCGGTGACTATGTCAGTGAAGAGGTGTGGTATCGTGTCATCCAAATTGTCATAAACCGAGATGATGTCCAAGGGTACGCTGCCAAGACTGTATTTGAG GCACTACAAGCTCCCGCCTGCCATGAGAACCTGGTTAAAGTGGGGGGCTACATCCTGGGAGAGTTTGGTAACCTTATTGCTGGTGATTCACGCTCCAG TCCTCTGGTCCAGTTCAACCTTCTCCACTCCAAGTTCCACTTGTGCTCTGTCCCTACTCGGGCTCTGCTTCTGTCGGCCTACATCAAGTTCATTAACTTGTTTCCAGAAGTAAAGGCCACGATCCAAGACGTCCTGCGGTCAGACAGCCAGCTGCGCAATGCTGATGtagagctgcagcagagagctGTTGAGTACCTTAGGCTCAGCTGCGTCGCCAGCACTGACATACTG GCCACAGTCTTAGAAGAAATGCCCCCCTTCCCAGAGAGAGAATCTTCAATCTTGGCCAagctgaaaaagaagaagggtCCAGGTAATCTGCCTGACATTAATAATGCCCGACGAAATGTCAATGGCAGCAGTGAGCACACTGAAACCAATGAAGTCACAAACCAG TGTTTTCCTTCACTGTTGGCAGACCTTCTCTCTACCAACAGACCTCGCCCTGTCCCCTCTAGCTCCATCATGTTCTCTGCTGGGACTATG GGTTCCACTCCCTCGTTCACAGACCTGCTAAATCTAAACTCAAGCCCTTCCACAGGAGCCAGTCTGCTAGTCGATGCCTTCTCCGACAGCGCCACACCAGCATCGATAGATGTGAATGAGGAAAACTTTCCCAG GTTTGTTTGTAAGAACAACGGTGTCCTCTATGAGAATCTCCTTTTGCAGGTTGGACTGAGGTCTGAGTACAGACAGAACCTGG GTCGCATATATGTGTTCTATGGCAACAAGACTTCTGCCCAGTTCCTCAACTTCTCCTCATCAGTGACCAGTCCCGACACACTCAAGACT CAGCTGAATGTCCACAATAAGGCAGTAGACCCTATAGTAGATGGTGGGGCTCAAGTTCAGCAGATCCTCAACATTGAGTGTGTGTCAGATTTTACCGATGCTCCTGTACTCAACATCCAGTTCAG ATACGGTGGAACTCTTCAGAACATAGCAGTGAAACTCCCGGTGATGCTGAACAAGTTTTTTCAGCCCACAGAAATGACATCCCAAGACTTCTTCCAACGTTGGAAACAGCTGGGAGC